Within the Candidatus Woesearchaeota archaeon genome, the region GCCAGGGGTTTATTTAAGCATTGATATTGACGTTGTTGACCCCGCATTTGCGCCCGGTACCGGTTATCGAGAACCCGGGGGGTTAAATTCGGCGGAATTTTTAAATTTTATTAAACGCATAAAAAAATTAAAAAATCTAAAAATGGTTGACATTGTAGAAATCTCTCCCGAAAGAGACAGAGATGAATTAACAGTTAGGCTTGGCGCAAAAAAACGTAAAGTCTATATCCCGAACCTTTAATTACTTCTTTAACATTAGCAAAAACTTCTTTCATTTTTTTGGACAACATATCTCCGCCTTTTCTATGTTTTGCTACAAGTTGTAAAATACCTTTTTTCTTTAAATGCTCTTTTGATTCTTCTATGATTTGAAAACAAATTTTTCTTCCCGCAGTATAGGGGGGATTTGTTAAGATTGTATCAAACATTTTACCATTGAGCGGTTTATAAAGATCACCTTGTTTTAATTCAACTTCAACATCATTTAGTTTTAAATTCATTTTTGTAAGTCTCAATGCTCTTTTGTTAATATCAGTCATTATAACTTTTGCGTTAGTAGTTTTTGCAATGGATATGCCAATAGGACCATATCCGCATCCTAAATCTAAAACTTCCCAATTATCTAGGATAATACAATTATTTATTAACAGTTCTGTACCTTTATCTATTTTTTTAATTGAGAATACGCCGCCGGCGGTATAAAATTCTAAATCTTTACCCCTTAATACAGCTTTAATTTTAACTGGGCTGAATTCAGATACCTGATTTTCAGAATAATAATGAACCATTAATTTAATTTAATCTAGAAAGATTTAAATATTTGCTTTTAGGCAATACACACAATGTGTGTATTCAAGTATAATACCCGTTAAATATGAACTTAATAAACCCTATCACTAATTGACGAAAAGATTTAAATATAGCAAAATACTCAAAAATTGTTAAAAAGAAACATAATTCTCAAGAAATAATTAATTCGCTTTCTTATTTAAATATACCAACTGAAATTTTTCGCCTTTATCCTTTGGCCGTTTTAGAGTCAATTGTAATTTTCTTGAAAAATGAAAAAAATCTTAATTTTTCAGAGATAGGCATTTTACTTTCCAGAGATCAAAGAAATATTTGGACAGTTTATAATAGAGCTAATAAAAAATTAGCATCCGCGCAATTACAACCAGTTGAACCCAATACAAAATTAAGTATTTTGGAATATATCCAA harbors:
- a CDS encoding class I SAM-dependent methyltransferase — translated: MVHYYSENQVSEFSPVKIKAVLRGKDLEFYTAGGVFSIKKIDKGTELLINNCIILDNWEVLDLGCGYGPIGISIAKTTNAKVIMTDINKRALRLTKMNLKLNDVEVELKQGDLYKPLNGKMFDTILTNPPYTAGRKICFQIIEESKEHLKKKGILQLVAKHRKGGDMLSKKMKEVFANVKEVIKGSGYRLYVFLRQA